Proteins encoded by one window of Arachis hypogaea cultivar Tifrunner chromosome 1, arahy.Tifrunner.gnm2.J5K5, whole genome shotgun sequence:
- the LOC112697250 gene encoding uncharacterized protein isoform X3, with translation MRNSINGTKPLPLPSFSTRLFPTMATPYLHSPPTANPILHHCSATSSLRNTAIPTSTTHHRVQLWWLTCFGDIWWRWFSRIISFYLLSLNLVAAPSAYPASSTSYACEHIDAYYSPVMHLRGEPLKKKLNSIVAPHHSLSYQEVWDALKILDAADIDNPEASSGIVEIYSLRVVSKRLSGKPQGWNTFTGEHLWPRSYGLMGGPALTDLHNIRPSDVNVNSSRGNKYYGECMTSSNKCLSPANKEAALDTETDKQRWAPPARVRGDIARALMYMAVAYGFQQPRGNPGLRLSDTPNIGRWGCFPHY, from the exons ATGAGGAACAGCATCAATGGCACTAAACCGTTACCACTTCCCTCATTTTCGACCCGCCTCTTCCCGACAATGGCCACTCCTTACCTCCATTCACCACCGACCGCAAACCCTATCCTCCACCACTGCTCTGCCACGTCAAGCCTTCGAAACACGGCCATTCCAACTTCCACTACTCACCACAG GGTACAACTGTGGTGGCTAACATGTTTTGGTGATATTTGGTGGAGATGGTTTTCTAGAATTATCTCCTTTTACTTGCTCTCTCTCAATCTCGTTGCTGCACCTTCTGCCTATCCAGCTTCCTCTACTTCTTATGCCTGCGAGCACATTGATGCTTATTATTCCCCTGTCATGCATTTAAGAGGTGAACCACTCAAGAAGAAATTGAACAGCATCGTTGCCCCTCACCATTCCTTGTCTTATCAAGAG GTGTGGGATGCTCTCAAGATTCTTGATGCTGCTGATATTGATAATCCAGAAGCTTCTTCGGGGAT AGTGGAAATATACTCATTGAGAGTTGTCTCAAAACGATTGTCAGGAAAACCGCAGGGATGGAATA CTTTTACAGGGGAGCATCTATGGCCTCGTTCTTATGGGTTGATGGGAGGTCCTGCTTTGACTGATTTACACAATATTCGCCCTTCTGATGTCAATG TCAATTCATCAAGGGGAAATAAGTATTATGGTGAATGCATGACTAGCTCAAACAAATGTTTGAGTCCAGCAAACAAAGAAGCTGCATTGGACACTGAAACAGACAAGCAGAGGTGGGCACCGCCTGCAAGG GTTAGAGGGGATATCGCAAGGGCTTTAATGTACATGGCAGTTGCTTATGGGTTTCAGCAACCGAGGGGGAATCCAGGTCTTCGCCTCTCAGATACTCCAAATATTG GGAGATGGGGTTGCTTTCCACATTATTGA
- the LOC112697250 gene encoding uncharacterized protein isoform X1 yields the protein MRNSINGTKPLPLPSFSTRLFPTMATPYLHSPPTANPILHHCSATSSLRNTAIPTSTTHHRVQLWWLTCFGDIWWRWFSRIISFYLLSLNLVAAPSAYPASSTSYACEHIDAYYSPVMHLRGEPLKKKLNSIVAPHHSLSYQEVWDALKILDAADIDNPEASSGIVEIYSLRVVSKRLSGKPQGWNTFTGEHLWPRSYGLMGGPALTDLHNIRPSDVNVNSSRGNKYYGECMTSSNKCLSPANKEAALDTETDKQRWAPPARVRGDIARALMYMAVAYGFQQPRGNPGLRLSDTPNIENREMGLLSTLLKWNEVDPPSREEKLRNERICKMYQHNRNPFVDHPEYANLIWKWKPVVSRPIPFSDNDNNAISSKTSYLVSPSTNLCLTHHSASSFSFSFLFRKSKMCV from the exons ATGAGGAACAGCATCAATGGCACTAAACCGTTACCACTTCCCTCATTTTCGACCCGCCTCTTCCCGACAATGGCCACTCCTTACCTCCATTCACCACCGACCGCAAACCCTATCCTCCACCACTGCTCTGCCACGTCAAGCCTTCGAAACACGGCCATTCCAACTTCCACTACTCACCACAG GGTACAACTGTGGTGGCTAACATGTTTTGGTGATATTTGGTGGAGATGGTTTTCTAGAATTATCTCCTTTTACTTGCTCTCTCTCAATCTCGTTGCTGCACCTTCTGCCTATCCAGCTTCCTCTACTTCTTATGCCTGCGAGCACATTGATGCTTATTATTCCCCTGTCATGCATTTAAGAGGTGAACCACTCAAGAAGAAATTGAACAGCATCGTTGCCCCTCACCATTCCTTGTCTTATCAAGAG GTGTGGGATGCTCTCAAGATTCTTGATGCTGCTGATATTGATAATCCAGAAGCTTCTTCGGGGAT AGTGGAAATATACTCATTGAGAGTTGTCTCAAAACGATTGTCAGGAAAACCGCAGGGATGGAATA CTTTTACAGGGGAGCATCTATGGCCTCGTTCTTATGGGTTGATGGGAGGTCCTGCTTTGACTGATTTACACAATATTCGCCCTTCTGATGTCAATG TCAATTCATCAAGGGGAAATAAGTATTATGGTGAATGCATGACTAGCTCAAACAAATGTTTGAGTCCAGCAAACAAAGAAGCTGCATTGGACACTGAAACAGACAAGCAGAGGTGGGCACCGCCTGCAAGG GTTAGAGGGGATATCGCAAGGGCTTTAATGTACATGGCAGTTGCTTATGGGTTTCAGCAACCGAGGGGGAATCCAGGTCTTCGCCTCTCAGATACTCCAAATATTG AGAACAGGGAGATGGGGTTGCTTTCCACATTATTGAAGTGGAACGAAGTGGATCCCCCTTCGAGGGAAGAGAAGTTGAGAAATGAAAGAATATGCAAAATGTATCAGCATAATCGGAATCCCTTTGTAGATCATCCTGAGTATGCTAATCTTATATGGAAATGGAAGCCAGTTGTTTCAAGACCTATTCCATTtagtgataatgataataatgctaTCTCATCAAAGACGAGTTACCTAGTGTCTCCATCAACAAACTTATGCCTCACGCATCATAGTGCTTCCTCCTTTTCATTCTCATTTTTGTTTCGTAAAAGTAAAATGTGTGTATAG
- the LOC112697250 gene encoding uncharacterized protein isoform X2 produces the protein MRNSINGTKPLPLPSFSTRLFPTMATPYLHSPPTANPILHHCSATSSLRNTAIPTSTTHHRVQLWWLTCFGDIWWRWFSRIISFYLLSLNLVAAPSAYPASSTSYACEHIDAYYSPVMHLRGEPLKKKLNSIVAPHHSLSYQEVWDALKILDAADIDNPEASSGIVEIYSLRVVSKRLSGKPQGWNREHLWPRSYGLMGGPALTDLHNIRPSDVNVNSSRGNKYYGECMTSSNKCLSPANKEAALDTETDKQRWAPPARVRGDIARALMYMAVAYGFQQPRGNPGLRLSDTPNIENREMGLLSTLLKWNEVDPPSREEKLRNERICKMYQHNRNPFVDHPEYANLIWKWKPVVSRPIPFSDNDNNAISSKTSYLVSPSTNLCLTHHSASSFSFSFLFRKSKMCV, from the exons ATGAGGAACAGCATCAATGGCACTAAACCGTTACCACTTCCCTCATTTTCGACCCGCCTCTTCCCGACAATGGCCACTCCTTACCTCCATTCACCACCGACCGCAAACCCTATCCTCCACCACTGCTCTGCCACGTCAAGCCTTCGAAACACGGCCATTCCAACTTCCACTACTCACCACAG GGTACAACTGTGGTGGCTAACATGTTTTGGTGATATTTGGTGGAGATGGTTTTCTAGAATTATCTCCTTTTACTTGCTCTCTCTCAATCTCGTTGCTGCACCTTCTGCCTATCCAGCTTCCTCTACTTCTTATGCCTGCGAGCACATTGATGCTTATTATTCCCCTGTCATGCATTTAAGAGGTGAACCACTCAAGAAGAAATTGAACAGCATCGTTGCCCCTCACCATTCCTTGTCTTATCAAGAG GTGTGGGATGCTCTCAAGATTCTTGATGCTGCTGATATTGATAATCCAGAAGCTTCTTCGGGGAT AGTGGAAATATACTCATTGAGAGTTGTCTCAAAACGATTGTCAGGAAAACCGCAGGGATGGAATA GGGAGCATCTATGGCCTCGTTCTTATGGGTTGATGGGAGGTCCTGCTTTGACTGATTTACACAATATTCGCCCTTCTGATGTCAATG TCAATTCATCAAGGGGAAATAAGTATTATGGTGAATGCATGACTAGCTCAAACAAATGTTTGAGTCCAGCAAACAAAGAAGCTGCATTGGACACTGAAACAGACAAGCAGAGGTGGGCACCGCCTGCAAGG GTTAGAGGGGATATCGCAAGGGCTTTAATGTACATGGCAGTTGCTTATGGGTTTCAGCAACCGAGGGGGAATCCAGGTCTTCGCCTCTCAGATACTCCAAATATTG AGAACAGGGAGATGGGGTTGCTTTCCACATTATTGAAGTGGAACGAAGTGGATCCCCCTTCGAGGGAAGAGAAGTTGAGAAATGAAAGAATATGCAAAATGTATCAGCATAATCGGAATCCCTTTGTAGATCATCCTGAGTATGCTAATCTTATATGGAAATGGAAGCCAGTTGTTTCAAGACCTATTCCATTtagtgataatgataataatgctaTCTCATCAAAGACGAGTTACCTAGTGTCTCCATCAACAAACTTATGCCTCACGCATCATAGTGCTTCCTCCTTTTCATTCTCATTTTTGTTTCGTAAAAGTAAAATGTGTGTATAG
- the LOC112697250 gene encoding uncharacterized protein isoform X4, translating to MRNSINGTKPLPLPSFSTRLFPTMATPYLHSPPTANPILHHCSATSSLRNTAIPTSTTHHRVQLWWLTCFGDIWWRWFSRIISFYLLSLNLVAAPSAYPASSTSYACEHIDAYYSPVMHLRGEPLKKKLNSIVAPHHSLSYQEVWDALKILDAADIDNPEASSGIVEIYSLRVVSKRLSGKPQGWNREHLWPRSYGLMGGPALTDLHNIRPSDVNVNSSRGNKYYGECMTSSNKCLSPANKEAALDTETDKQRWAPPARVRGDIARALMYMAVAYGFQQPRGNPGLRLSDTPNIGRWGCFPHY from the exons ATGAGGAACAGCATCAATGGCACTAAACCGTTACCACTTCCCTCATTTTCGACCCGCCTCTTCCCGACAATGGCCACTCCTTACCTCCATTCACCACCGACCGCAAACCCTATCCTCCACCACTGCTCTGCCACGTCAAGCCTTCGAAACACGGCCATTCCAACTTCCACTACTCACCACAG GGTACAACTGTGGTGGCTAACATGTTTTGGTGATATTTGGTGGAGATGGTTTTCTAGAATTATCTCCTTTTACTTGCTCTCTCTCAATCTCGTTGCTGCACCTTCTGCCTATCCAGCTTCCTCTACTTCTTATGCCTGCGAGCACATTGATGCTTATTATTCCCCTGTCATGCATTTAAGAGGTGAACCACTCAAGAAGAAATTGAACAGCATCGTTGCCCCTCACCATTCCTTGTCTTATCAAGAG GTGTGGGATGCTCTCAAGATTCTTGATGCTGCTGATATTGATAATCCAGAAGCTTCTTCGGGGAT AGTGGAAATATACTCATTGAGAGTTGTCTCAAAACGATTGTCAGGAAAACCGCAGGGATGGAATA GGGAGCATCTATGGCCTCGTTCTTATGGGTTGATGGGAGGTCCTGCTTTGACTGATTTACACAATATTCGCCCTTCTGATGTCAATG TCAATTCATCAAGGGGAAATAAGTATTATGGTGAATGCATGACTAGCTCAAACAAATGTTTGAGTCCAGCAAACAAAGAAGCTGCATTGGACACTGAAACAGACAAGCAGAGGTGGGCACCGCCTGCAAGG GTTAGAGGGGATATCGCAAGGGCTTTAATGTACATGGCAGTTGCTTATGGGTTTCAGCAACCGAGGGGGAATCCAGGTCTTCGCCTCTCAGATACTCCAAATATTG GGAGATGGGGTTGCTTTCCACATTATTGA
- the LOC112697272 gene encoding uncharacterized protein isoform X2, with protein sequence MENDSEQQMGRSLVKQLACCNKTTRDRALRVLLKTWLPSLSDHLSDDDAKKLWKGLFYCFWHSDKPLPQAELANRLSSLLLSLSSIPFSLQYLSTFFLTMRREWPSIDALRLDKFYLLIRRFISTLFSLLKKNSWDLELVRRYVDVLDKGTFSAEDKFQGSNGVNYHFATVFLEELRPFLPVRVEVLDILFAPFYSVMGRVPDRVLLGKIKSGLFDVLLKNGRRLLEARKAGEEVASGDDVAVLGTVGLVMGFSGKLYGIGSDPGCCQGNRKVLFGLHEQFLKLEKDAAASGFEFSIPDSVDQDDDEEVSILVPVCNGMEVDAQEAKVEGEDLANGKVLKKCKKDNKVGGVKKAKKKKKGGKAEDDSENVADENGGDLNGKQVDDEGTLLLNEAVMSNLQKQFEKVAAEEGLDDDGVASACDSPHSTSAGAMSKKRKRTKNLKGKKSQDSEIDGGDADDDAAVAMNGEKSAKKGGRKGLRKR encoded by the exons ATGGAGAACGATTCCGAGCAACAAATGGGTCGTTCACTGGTAAAGCAGCTAGCGTGCTGCAACAAAACCACCCGCGACAGGGCTCTCCGCGTTCTCCTCAAAACATGGCTCCCTTCCCTCTCCGACCACCTCTCCGACGACGACGCCAAGAAGCTTTGGAAGGGTCTCTTCTACTGCTTCTGGCACTCCGACAAGCCCCTCCCTCAGGCCGAACTCGCCAACCGCCTCtcctctctcctcctctctctctcctccatccCCTTCTCTCTCCAGTATCTCTCCACCTTCTTCCTCACCATGCGCCGCGAGTGGCCTTCCATTGACGCCCTCCGCCTCGACAAGTTCTACCTTCTCATCCGCAGGTTTATTTctactctcttctctctcttgaaAAAGAATTCATGGGATTTGGAACTTGTTCGCCGGTACGTCGACGTTTTGGACAAGGGCACTTTCTCCGCCGAGGATAAGTTTCAGGGTAGTAATGGCGTTAATTACCATTTTGCCACTGTTTTTCTGGAGGAGCTTAGGCCGTTTCTGCCTGTTAGAGTTGAGGTTCTCGATATTCTGTTTGCACCGTTTTATTCTGTTATGGGGAGGGTGCCTGATAGGGTTTTGTTAGGGAAGATTAAGTCTGGCTTGTTTGATGTGTTGCTGAAGAATGGGAGGAGATTGTTGGAGGCAAGGAAGGCTGGCGAGGAGGTTGCTTCGGGGGACGATGTTGCGGTTCTTGGGACTGTGGGTTTGGTTATGGGGTTTTCTGGTAAGCTTTATGGTATTGGTTCAGATCCTGGGTGTTGTCAAGGGAATAGGAAGGTATTGTTTGGGCTTCATGAACAGTTTTTGAAGCTTGAGAAGGATGCTGCCGCATCTGGATTTGAGTTCTCAATTCCGGATTCTGTTGATcaggatgatgatgaggaagtcTCAATTTTGGTTCCCGTTTGTAATGGCATGGAGGTGGATGCTCAGGAGGCCAAGGTGGAGGGCGAGGACCTTGCTAATGGTAAGGTGTTGAAGAAGTGTAAGAAGGATAATAAGGTTGGTGGTGttaagaaagcaaagaagaagaagaagggtggCAAAGCCGAGGATGACAGTGAAAATGTAGCTGATGAGAATGGTGGGGATTTGAATGGCAAACAGGTTGATGATGAGGGCACTCTACTGTTGAATGAGGCTGTGATGTCAAACCTCCAGAAGCAGTTTGAGAAGGTTGCTGCTGAAGAAGGTTTAGATGATGATGGAGTTGCAAGTGCCTGTGATAGTCCTCATTCTACATCTGCTGGAGCTATGTCtaagaagaggaagagaacaaaaaatttgaaaggaaAGAAGTCCCAGGATTCTGAAATTGATGGTGGAGATGCTGATGATGACGCTGCTGTGGCAATGAATGGGGAGAAGAGCGCCAAGAAG GGAGGTCGAAAGGGTCTGCGGAAAAGGTGA
- the LOC112697272 gene encoding uncharacterized protein isoform X1 has protein sequence MENDSEQQMGRSLVKQLACCNKTTRDRALRVLLKTWLPSLSDHLSDDDAKKLWKGLFYCFWHSDKPLPQAELANRLSSLLLSLSSIPFSLQYLSTFFLTMRREWPSIDALRLDKFYLLIRRFISTLFSLLKKNSWDLELVRRYVDVLDKGTFSAEDKFQGSNGVNYHFATVFLEELRPFLPVRVEVLDILFAPFYSVMGRVPDRVLLGKIKSGLFDVLLKNGRRLLEARKAGEEVASGDDVAVLGTVGLVMGFSGKLYGIGSDPGCCQGNRKVLFGLHEQFLKLEKDAAASGFEFSIPDSVDQDDDEEVSILVPVCNGMEVDAQEAKVEGEDLANGKVLKKCKKDNKVGGVKKAKKKKKGGKAEDDSENVADENGGDLNGKQVDDEGTLLLNEAVMSNLQKQFEKVAAEEGLDDDGVASACDSPHSTSAGAMSKKRKRTKNLKGKKSQDSEIDGGDADDDAAVAMNGEKSAKKVRFSMKSNLVWKPHTPLPPQSLRLPPSAAPRGSALKKGVPPGPIREMLSPTKKPKAKKARRVIKGVVGSVKRLKKLRTRSA, from the coding sequence ATGGAGAACGATTCCGAGCAACAAATGGGTCGTTCACTGGTAAAGCAGCTAGCGTGCTGCAACAAAACCACCCGCGACAGGGCTCTCCGCGTTCTCCTCAAAACATGGCTCCCTTCCCTCTCCGACCACCTCTCCGACGACGACGCCAAGAAGCTTTGGAAGGGTCTCTTCTACTGCTTCTGGCACTCCGACAAGCCCCTCCCTCAGGCCGAACTCGCCAACCGCCTCtcctctctcctcctctctctctcctccatccCCTTCTCTCTCCAGTATCTCTCCACCTTCTTCCTCACCATGCGCCGCGAGTGGCCTTCCATTGACGCCCTCCGCCTCGACAAGTTCTACCTTCTCATCCGCAGGTTTATTTctactctcttctctctcttgaaAAAGAATTCATGGGATTTGGAACTTGTTCGCCGGTACGTCGACGTTTTGGACAAGGGCACTTTCTCCGCCGAGGATAAGTTTCAGGGTAGTAATGGCGTTAATTACCATTTTGCCACTGTTTTTCTGGAGGAGCTTAGGCCGTTTCTGCCTGTTAGAGTTGAGGTTCTCGATATTCTGTTTGCACCGTTTTATTCTGTTATGGGGAGGGTGCCTGATAGGGTTTTGTTAGGGAAGATTAAGTCTGGCTTGTTTGATGTGTTGCTGAAGAATGGGAGGAGATTGTTGGAGGCAAGGAAGGCTGGCGAGGAGGTTGCTTCGGGGGACGATGTTGCGGTTCTTGGGACTGTGGGTTTGGTTATGGGGTTTTCTGGTAAGCTTTATGGTATTGGTTCAGATCCTGGGTGTTGTCAAGGGAATAGGAAGGTATTGTTTGGGCTTCATGAACAGTTTTTGAAGCTTGAGAAGGATGCTGCCGCATCTGGATTTGAGTTCTCAATTCCGGATTCTGTTGATcaggatgatgatgaggaagtcTCAATTTTGGTTCCCGTTTGTAATGGCATGGAGGTGGATGCTCAGGAGGCCAAGGTGGAGGGCGAGGACCTTGCTAATGGTAAGGTGTTGAAGAAGTGTAAGAAGGATAATAAGGTTGGTGGTGttaagaaagcaaagaagaagaagaagggtggCAAAGCCGAGGATGACAGTGAAAATGTAGCTGATGAGAATGGTGGGGATTTGAATGGCAAACAGGTTGATGATGAGGGCACTCTACTGTTGAATGAGGCTGTGATGTCAAACCTCCAGAAGCAGTTTGAGAAGGTTGCTGCTGAAGAAGGTTTAGATGATGATGGAGTTGCAAGTGCCTGTGATAGTCCTCATTCTACATCTGCTGGAGCTATGTCtaagaagaggaagagaacaaaaaatttgaaaggaaAGAAGTCCCAGGATTCTGAAATTGATGGTGGAGATGCTGATGATGACGCTGCTGTGGCAATGAATGGGGAGAAGAGCGCCAAGAAGGTAAGATTTTCCATGAAAAGTAACTTGGTGTGGAAGCCACACACTCCTTTACCTCCTCAGAGCTTGAGGTTGCCTCCTTCTGCTGCTCCCAGAGGAAGTGCACTCAAAAAGGGTGTGCCCCCAGGTCCTATCAGGGAGATGCTTTCTCCTACCAAGAAGCCAAAAGCGAAGAAGGCGAGGAGGGTCATTAAGGGTGTTGTCGGATCTGTCAAAAGACTGAAGAAATTAAGAACTCGTTCTGCATGA
- the LOC112697317 gene encoding probable xyloglucan endotransglucosylase/hydrolase protein 23, translating to MHIIDHSYTSLGFFCFLLSLYTYLPPIFQPNQIKGTIINMGIEVLIINIVLLIGFAVAASAGNFNQDFEITWGNDRAKVLNNGQLLTLSLDKASGSGFRSRNEYLFGKIDMQLKLVPGNSAGTVTAYYLSSLGDTHDEIDFEFLGNLSGEPYTLHTNVFTQGKGNREQQFHLWFDPTKDFHTYSLLWNPQSIIFSVDGTPIREFKNWESKGVPFPKNQAMRIYSSLWDAEDWATRGGLVKTDWTQAPFTASYKGFNAQACVWTSSSGSSCSSKQGQSWFTQSLDSTGQARIQWVQKNYMIYNYCTDTKRFPQGLPPECTLA from the exons aTGCACATCATCGATCACTCATATACTTCTCTTGGCTTCTTTtgcttccttctctctctctataCATATTTGCCTCCTATTTTCCAACCAAATCAAATTAAGGGAACCATAATTAATATGGGGATTGAGGTACTTATTATTAATATTGTTCTCCTTATAGGGTTTGCGGTTGCTGCATCCGCAGGTAACTTCAACCAAGACTTTGAAATTACATGGGGTAATGACCGTGCCAAAGTCCTCAACAACGGACAGCTTCTGACGCTGTCCCTTGACAAGGCCTCCGGCTCCGGCTTCCGTTCCCGGAACGAGTACCTGTTTGGAAAGATCGACATGCAGCTTAAACTTGTTCCTGGTAATTCAGCAGGCACAGTCACAGCCTATTAT CTAAGTTCACTTGGTGACACTCACGATGAGATAGACTTTGAATTTCTGGGGAACTTGAGTGGTGAACCATACACTCTGCACACGAATGTATTCACGCAAGGGAAAGGCAACAGAGAACAACAGTTCCATCTATGGTTCGACCCCACCAAGGACTTCCATACGTATTCTCTTCTTTGGAATCCTCAAAGCATCAT ATTCTCTGTGGACGGCACACCAATAAGGGAGTTCAAGAATTGGGAATCAAAAGGAGTTCCATTTCCCAAGAATCAAGCAATGAGGATATACTCAAGTCTATGGGACGCAGAAGATTGGGCCACAAGGGGTGGGCTTGTGAAGACTGATTGGACCCAAGCCCCATTCACAGCCTCATACAAAGGCTTCAATGCACAAGCTTGTGTTTGGACCTCTTCTTCAGgctcctcttgttcttcaaaACAAGGCCAATCATGGTTCACTCAGTCACTTGACTCAACTGGGCAAGCAAGAATCCAGTGGGTTCAGAAGAACTACATGATCTACAATTACTGCACTGATACCAAACGATTCCCACAAGGCCTTCCTCCTGAATGCACCCTTGCATGA